In a single window of the Pelodiscus sinensis isolate JC-2024 chromosome 18, ASM4963464v1, whole genome shotgun sequence genome:
- the AAR2 gene encoding protein AAR2 homolog isoform X2 has translation MCLPYPRFLVERPDATARPADKMAEMQIDPDLAKRLFFEGATVVILNMPEGTEFGIDYNTWHVGPRFRGVKMIPPGIHFFHYSSVNRCNTKETGPRTGFFLSLHQRDLRVLHWNSSNEEVDLTPASEEEIEIMRSNLQEMDKFLGPYPYESLKKWISLTNFISEPVMKKLQPESGQICAFSEVLPVLAGKHTKDRAEQNLPRYDTECKSYAEGLARLPKMKLKAGTEIRFTEMPKQMYPDGATPEEITRHSMDLSYALETVINKQCSSQPQDVLAELQFAFICFLIGNVYDAFEHWKKLLNVLCRSENAIGKHCVLYTNLISVLYHQLNEIPADFFVDIVSQDNFLTSTLQVFFSYACSTTVDRTLRKKAEKFKAHLTKKFKWDFETEPDDCAPVVVELPEGLLLD, from the exons ATGTGCTTGCCCTATCCTAGATTCTTGGTAGAGAGGCCTGACGCAACAGCCAGACCAGCAGACAAGATGGCAGAGATGCAGATAGATCCAGACCTGGCCAAGAGACTGTTTTTTGAAGGTGCCACAGTTGTCATTTTGAATATGCCTGAGGGGACAGAGTTTGGCATTGATTACAACACTTGGCATGTGGGCCCCAGGTTCCGTGGAGTCAAGATGATTCCTCCAGGCATCCATTTCTTCCACTATAGCTCTGTCAACCGGTGCAACACTAAAGAAACAGGCCCCCGTACTGGCTTCTTCTTAAGCCTGCACCAGCGAGATTTGCGGGTTCTGCACTGGAACTCATCCAATGAGGAGGTGGACCTCACCCCAGCATCTGAAGAAGAGATTGAAATAATGAGGTCAAATCTTCAGGAGATGGACAAGTTTCTTGGACCATACCCATATGAGAGCCTCAAGAAATGGATCTCTCTCACTAACTTCATCAGTGAACCAGTGATGAAGAAGCTTCAGCCAGAGAGTGGACAGATCTGTGCCTTTTCAGAAGTTCTGCCAGTTCTAGCTGGGAAGCACACCAAAGACCGAGCTGAACAGAACCTGCCCCGATATGACACAGAATGTAAGAGCTATGCAGAAGGCCTGGCCCGACTGCCCAAAATGAAGCTGAAAGCTGGCACTGAGATCCGGTTCACAGAAATGCCAAAGCAGATGTACCCTGATGGTGCTACTCCTGAGGAAATAACTAGGCATAGCATGGACCTTAGCTATGCTCTGGAAACAGTGATTAACAAGCAGTGTTCCAGCCAACCCCAAGATGTGCTTG CCGAGCTGCAGTTTGCTTTCATCTGTTTCCTGATTGGGAATGTGTATGATGCATTTGAGCATTGGAAAAAACTTCTGAATGTCTTGTGCAGATCAGAGAATGCCATAGGGAAGCATTGTGTCCTCTACACCAACCTCATTTCTGTCCTGTACCACCAGCTCAATGAAATCCCAGCTGATTTCTTTGTAGACATAGTCTCCCAGGACAACTTTTTAACCAGCACCTTGCAG GTGTTTTTTTCCTACGCCTGCAGCACCACGGTTGACAGGACGCTGAGGAAAAAGGCAGAAAAGTTTAAAGCCCACCTAACTAAGAAATTCAAATGGGACTTTGAGACTGAGCCAGATGACTGTGCCCCAGTGGTAGTGGAGCTGCCAGAAGGACTGCTGTTGGACTGA
- the AAR2 gene encoding protein AAR2 homolog isoform X1 — MAEMQIDPDLAKRLFFEGATVVILNMPEGTEFGIDYNTWHVGPRFRGVKMIPPGIHFFHYSSVNRCNTKETGPRTGFFLSLHQRDLRVLHWNSSNEEVDLTPASEEEIEIMRSNLQEMDKFLGPYPYESLKKWISLTNFISEPVMKKLQPESGQICAFSEVLPVLAGKHTKDRAEQNLPRYDTECKSYAEGLARLPKMKLKAGTEIRFTEMPKQMYPDGATPEEITRHSMDLSYALETVINKQCSSQPQDVLAELQFAFICFLIGNVYDAFEHWKKLLNVLCRSENAIGKHCVLYTNLISVLYHQLNEIPADFFVDIVSQDNFLTSTLQVFFSYACSTTVDRTLRKKAEKFKAHLTKKFKWDFETEPDDCAPVVVELPEGLLLD, encoded by the exons ATGGCAGAGATGCAGATAGATCCAGACCTGGCCAAGAGACTGTTTTTTGAAGGTGCCACAGTTGTCATTTTGAATATGCCTGAGGGGACAGAGTTTGGCATTGATTACAACACTTGGCATGTGGGCCCCAGGTTCCGTGGAGTCAAGATGATTCCTCCAGGCATCCATTTCTTCCACTATAGCTCTGTCAACCGGTGCAACACTAAAGAAACAGGCCCCCGTACTGGCTTCTTCTTAAGCCTGCACCAGCGAGATTTGCGGGTTCTGCACTGGAACTCATCCAATGAGGAGGTGGACCTCACCCCAGCATCTGAAGAAGAGATTGAAATAATGAGGTCAAATCTTCAGGAGATGGACAAGTTTCTTGGACCATACCCATATGAGAGCCTCAAGAAATGGATCTCTCTCACTAACTTCATCAGTGAACCAGTGATGAAGAAGCTTCAGCCAGAGAGTGGACAGATCTGTGCCTTTTCAGAAGTTCTGCCAGTTCTAGCTGGGAAGCACACCAAAGACCGAGCTGAACAGAACCTGCCCCGATATGACACAGAATGTAAGAGCTATGCAGAAGGCCTGGCCCGACTGCCCAAAATGAAGCTGAAAGCTGGCACTGAGATCCGGTTCACAGAAATGCCAAAGCAGATGTACCCTGATGGTGCTACTCCTGAGGAAATAACTAGGCATAGCATGGACCTTAGCTATGCTCTGGAAACAGTGATTAACAAGCAGTGTTCCAGCCAACCCCAAGATGTGCTTG CCGAGCTGCAGTTTGCTTTCATCTGTTTCCTGATTGGGAATGTGTATGATGCATTTGAGCATTGGAAAAAACTTCTGAATGTCTTGTGCAGATCAGAGAATGCCATAGGGAAGCATTGTGTCCTCTACACCAACCTCATTTCTGTCCTGTACCACCAGCTCAATGAAATCCCAGCTGATTTCTTTGTAGACATAGTCTCCCAGGACAACTTTTTAACCAGCACCTTGCAG GTGTTTTTTTCCTACGCCTGCAGCACCACGGTTGACAGGACGCTGAGGAAAAAGGCAGAAAAGTTTAAAGCCCACCTAACTAAGAAATTCAAATGGGACTTTGAGACTGAGCCAGATGACTGTGCCCCAGTGGTAGTGGAGCTGCCAGAAGGACTGCTGTTGGACTGA